From a region of the Anaeromyxobacter sp. genome:
- a CDS encoding efflux transporter outer membrane subunit yields MSRARRAGAALAALLATGCALAPAYQRPTAPVPAAFPDGLAPPAATPAPRAAEELGWREVFGDARLQALIAQALGQNRDLRVASLNVEVVRAQYRIQRGAGWPQVGASAGGTIQRNPGDLLGAERAVTSEAWGVGVGITSFELDLFGRVRSLSRAALEQFLATEEARRSAHLSLVAAVATQYLAGLAADDQLALAHQTLGATEASLSLVRALAAAGRLSELDLRSSEAQVETSRFNLAAATLQRARAASALALLLGGPQPEGLPPPLPLDAEHLVAELPAGVPSEVLARRPDVLAAEHALVAANALVGAARAAFFPSISLTGSGGTASASLDGLFGAGSGTWSFAPRITVPLFTGGALRAGLDAAELRTSVEVARYERALQGAFREVADALEARASLDAQLRALEARVAAEARRHQLSERRYQAGVDSSLTLLTAQRDLFSARQLLIQTRLARLTNLVDLYKALGGGWREGGR; encoded by the coding sequence ATGTCTAGGGCCCGCCGCGCCGGCGCCGCGCTGGCGGCGCTGCTGGCCACCGGCTGCGCGCTGGCCCCGGCCTACCAGCGCCCGACCGCGCCGGTGCCCGCGGCCTTCCCCGACGGCCTGGCCCCCCCTGCGGCGACCCCGGCCCCCCGCGCGGCGGAGGAGCTGGGCTGGCGGGAGGTCTTCGGCGACGCCCGCCTCCAGGCCCTGATCGCGCAGGCGCTCGGCCAGAACCGCGACCTGCGGGTGGCCTCCCTCAACGTGGAGGTGGTGCGGGCCCAGTACCGCATCCAGCGCGGGGCGGGCTGGCCGCAGGTGGGCGCCAGCGCCGGCGGCACCATCCAGCGCAACCCGGGCGACCTGCTCGGCGCCGAGCGGGCCGTCACCTCCGAGGCCTGGGGGGTCGGCGTGGGGATCACCTCCTTCGAGCTGGACCTCTTCGGGCGGGTGCGCAGCCTCTCCCGGGCCGCCCTGGAGCAGTTCCTGGCCACCGAGGAGGCCCGCCGAAGCGCCCACCTCTCGCTGGTGGCGGCGGTGGCCACCCAGTACCTGGCCGGGCTGGCGGCCGACGACCAGCTCGCCCTGGCCCACCAGACGCTGGGAGCGACCGAGGCCTCGCTGTCGCTGGTCCGCGCCCTGGCCGCCGCCGGCCGCCTCAGCGAGCTGGACCTCCGCTCCTCCGAGGCCCAGGTGGAGACCTCCCGCTTCAACCTGGCCGCGGCCACCCTGCAGCGCGCCCGCGCCGCCAGCGCCCTCGCCCTCCTCCTCGGCGGCCCGCAGCCGGAGGGGCTGCCGCCCCCGCTCCCGCTCGACGCCGAGCACCTGGTGGCCGAGCTGCCGGCCGGGGTGCCCTCGGAGGTGCTGGCCCGCCGGCCCGACGTCCTGGCCGCCGAGCACGCCCTGGTGGCCGCCAACGCCCTCGTCGGCGCGGCGCGCGCCGCCTTCTTCCCGAGCATCTCGCTGACCGGCTCCGGTGGGACCGCCAGCGCCAGCCTGGACGGCCTCTTCGGCGCCGGCTCGGGGACCTGGAGCTTCGCGCCCCGCATCACCGTGCCGCTCTTCACCGGCGGCGCCCTGCGCGCCGGCCTCGACGCCGCCGAGCTGCGCACGTCCGTGGAGGTGGCACGGTACGAGCGGGCCCTGCAGGGCGCCTTCCGGGAGGTGGCGGACGCGCTGGAGGCCCGCGCCAGCCTGGACGCGCAGCTGCGGGCGCTGGAGGCCCGGGTGGCCGCGGAGGCCCGGCGCCACCAGCTCTCCGAGCGTCGCTACCAGGCCGGCGTGGACAGCTCGCTCACCCTGCTCACCGCCCAGCGCGACCTCTTCTCCGCCAGGCAGCTCCTCATCCAGACCCGCCTGGCCCGCCTCACCAACCTGGTGGACCTCTACAAGGCGCTGGGTGGCGGGTGGCGGGAGGGCGGCCGGTGA
- a CDS encoding DUF3014 domain-containing protein: MTNKTPWSLAALVVAVIGCGLAWWSLTRAPAPPPAAVVAAPEPAPPQAAPAGPAPAAAPTTPGETTRSLLEAVSASGEYRSWLARGDVLNRWALVADNLAEGVSPRRALPFLAPAQPFTVAQRGERTVIAPEAYRRYDRVADAVASVDPQALAAAYRALHPVLEAAWRVLGDPQGSLDAVAARALARLAAAPVVEGEVGLEAAGPVLYLFTDPALEALGGVEKHLVRMGPRNARLVKQQAAALQRALGLPAPPAR; encoded by the coding sequence CTGACCAACAAGACCCCGTGGTCCCTGGCGGCCCTGGTGGTGGCCGTGATCGGCTGCGGCCTGGCCTGGTGGTCGCTGACGCGCGCCCCCGCGCCGCCCCCGGCCGCGGTGGTGGCCGCGCCGGAGCCGGCCCCGCCCCAGGCCGCGCCGGCCGGCCCCGCGCCGGCCGCCGCCCCGACCACGCCCGGCGAGACCACCCGGTCGCTCCTCGAGGCCGTCTCGGCCAGCGGGGAGTACCGCTCCTGGCTGGCCCGGGGCGACGTCCTCAACCGCTGGGCGCTGGTCGCCGACAACCTGGCCGAGGGGGTGTCGCCGCGGCGGGCGCTCCCGTTCCTGGCGCCGGCGCAGCCCTTCACCGTGGCCCAGCGCGGCGAGCGCACCGTCATCGCCCCCGAGGCCTACCGGCGCTACGACCGCGTGGCCGACGCGGTGGCCTCGGTGGACCCGCAGGCCCTGGCCGCCGCCTACCGGGCCCTGCACCCGGTGCTGGAGGCGGCCTGGCGCGTGCTGGGCGACCCGCAGGGCTCGCTCGACGCGGTGGCGGCGCGGGCGCTGGCCCGGCTGGCCGCCGCCCCGGTGGTGGAGGGCGAGGTGGGGCTGGAGGCGGCCGGACCGGTCCTCTACCTCTTCACCGACCCGGCGCTGGAGGCGCTGGGCGGCGTGGAGAAGCACCTCGTGCGCATGGGGCCGCGCAACGCCCGCCTGGTGAAGCAGCAGGCGGCGGCGCTGCAGCGGGCCCTGGGGCTGCCGGCCCCGCCGGCGCGCTGA